The following are from one region of the Calditrichota bacterium genome:
- the cmoA gene encoding carboxy-S-adenosyl-L-methionine synthase CmoA codes for MKKDKIFSTPTDPLVKFTFDKHVADVFPDMIERSVPGYTTTIAMIGVLAGQHVTSNSNCYDLGSSLGAATLAMRHHINQENVKIIAVDNSLAMIEKSQKIIDRDPSSTKVELVLDNILDIEIENASVCVLNFTLQFLKLEDRKKMIQKIYDGLLPGGILVLSEKIVFDKSDEQKSQVEWHHAFKKANGYSDLEVAQKRTALENVLIPETLDKNKERLYEAGFEKVNLWFQCFNFVSLVAEK; via the coding sequence ATGAAAAAAGATAAAATATTCTCCACACCAACGGATCCACTTGTAAAATTTACATTTGATAAACATGTGGCCGATGTTTTCCCGGATATGATTGAACGGTCGGTTCCAGGTTACACAACCACCATTGCTATGATTGGTGTATTGGCCGGCCAACATGTAACATCTAATTCAAATTGTTATGATTTAGGGAGTTCGTTGGGTGCGGCAACATTGGCTATGCGTCATCATATAAACCAGGAAAATGTAAAAATTATTGCGGTGGATAATTCGCTGGCAATGATTGAAAAATCCCAAAAAATTATTGATCGTGATCCTTCATCCACTAAAGTTGAACTGGTTCTTGATAATATCTTGGATATTGAGATTGAGAATGCCTCGGTTTGTGTGCTGAACTTTACCCTGCAGTTTCTAAAACTTGAAGACCGAAAAAAAATGATCCAAAAAATATATGATGGATTGTTACCCGGTGGAATTTTGGTTTTATCTGAAAAGATAGTTTTTGATAAATCTGATGAACAGAAAAGCCAGGTTGAGTGGCATCATGCTTTTAAAAAAGCCAACGGTTATAGCGATCTTGAAGTTGCCCAAAAACGCACAGCTTTAGAAAACGTTCTCATCCCGGAAACACTGGATAAAAATAAAGAACGCTTATATGAAGCAGGATTTGAAAAAGTGAACCTCTGGTTTCAATGTTTTAATTTTGTTTCGCTTGTTGCAGAAAAGTAA
- the cmoB gene encoding tRNA 5-methoxyuridine(34)/uridine 5-oxyacetic acid(34) synthase CmoB, with amino-acid sequence MLTLEKLISNYRNPDLINFLQKFDEEKNNYFSQKYHGDFEKWEAALRKLHQLFPIENEKNNFDISSDRIRISDKNNLNDDDAKEFTAALKQFMPWRKGPYEICGINIDTEWRSDWKWQRLQNHISDLSGRNVLDIGCGNGYHCWRMLASGAKSVLGIEPMLHFVMQFNVVKSFLPFDNIEILPLRIEDLPKNLKAFDTVFSMGVLYHRRSPIDHLYELKELTQNGGEVVLETLVIDGEKGATLVPDGRYAKMRNVWFIPSVLTLESWLKRCGYKNIRLVDVTKTSIEEQRVTEWMEFESLKEFLDPTDLNKTIEGYPAPKRAIFTCTT; translated from the coding sequence ATGCTAACTCTTGAAAAACTCATTTCGAACTATAGAAATCCGGATCTAATTAACTTTCTCCAAAAATTTGATGAAGAAAAAAACAATTATTTTTCACAAAAATATCATGGCGATTTTGAGAAATGGGAGGCAGCGCTAAGGAAACTGCATCAACTTTTCCCAATTGAGAACGAAAAAAACAATTTTGATATTTCGTCGGATAGAATAAGGATTAGTGACAAAAATAATCTGAACGATGATGATGCAAAAGAATTTACAGCTGCCCTGAAACAATTTATGCCGTGGCGAAAAGGGCCCTATGAAATATGCGGCATCAATATTGATACGGAGTGGCGTTCCGATTGGAAATGGCAAAGGCTGCAAAATCATATTTCAGATTTGTCCGGCCGCAATGTGTTGGATATCGGCTGTGGAAATGGCTACCATTGCTGGCGTATGTTGGCTTCCGGTGCGAAATCGGTTTTAGGCATAGAACCAATGCTTCATTTTGTAATGCAGTTTAATGTGGTGAAAAGCTTCTTACCTTTTGACAATATTGAAATTTTGCCTTTACGGATTGAGGATTTACCAAAGAATCTAAAGGCTTTTGATACCGTTTTCTCTATGGGCGTTTTGTACCACCGTCGTTCACCGATTGATCATTTATATGAATTGAAGGAGCTGACGCAAAACGGTGGAGAAGTGGTTCTGGAAACACTTGTTATTGATGGTGAAAAAGGGGCAACGCTGGTCCCTGATGGCCGATATGCAAAGATGCGAAATGTCTGGTTTATTCCATCTGTCTTAACTTTAGAAAGCTGGCTTAAGCGCTGTGGTTATAAAAATATACGCCTGGTGGATGTAACGAAAACATCGATTGAAGAGCAGCGCGTAACTGAATGGATGGAATTTGAATCGCTTAAGGAATTTCTGGATCCTACAGATTTAAACAAGACAATCGAAGGGTATCCTGCACCAAAACGTGCAATATTTACTTGTACAACTTAA
- a CDS encoding prolyl oligopeptidase family serine peptidase — MIKLILKYFALIFSLLLCVIFVWAIWEHNRNHLAALDFGINEIIETSNISSQDSIYGEPREYQEVNLSGSAGNIKIYISLPLIIPKEGLPVILILGGLQIRRSNFSLIENPGNNAIVIYKYPYDDSGWYDGTALLEIPKIRNAVLSVPAQVVEVVKWLKEESWCDRRRVSIAGYSFGALFTPAVYRLANKYSVQLSYGVIAYGGADIYLMLKANLKKNNFFTREIIALLASTAIFSVDPENHLHHLNNEFLVINGNQDKQIPEESWLLLHNLLPEPKTVLILDDGHMHPRKPELTTKLVNISRDWLTEKGVINH, encoded by the coding sequence ATGATTAAATTAATACTAAAATATTTTGCTTTAATTTTCTCATTACTTCTTTGCGTGATTTTTGTCTGGGCAATTTGGGAACATAACCGTAACCATCTTGCTGCGCTGGACTTTGGTATTAATGAGATAATTGAGACCAGCAACATCTCTAGCCAGGATTCAATTTATGGTGAACCCCGTGAATACCAGGAAGTAAACTTATCCGGATCTGCCGGTAATATTAAAATTTATATCAGTCTTCCTTTAATAATTCCTAAAGAGGGTTTACCTGTAATTTTAATTCTTGGCGGGTTACAAATTCGCCGTTCAAATTTTTCCCTTATCGAAAATCCGGGAAATAATGCCATAGTCATTTATAAATATCCTTACGATGATTCGGGCTGGTACGACGGTACAGCCTTGTTGGAAATTCCCAAAATCAGAAACGCTGTATTATCTGTTCCGGCGCAGGTTGTGGAAGTTGTTAAGTGGCTAAAGGAAGAAAGCTGGTGTGACCGACGAAGGGTAAGTATAGCCGGATATAGTTTTGGCGCTTTATTTACACCGGCTGTTTATCGTTTGGCTAATAAATATAGTGTGCAATTATCGTATGGTGTAATTGCCTACGGTGGTGCGGATATTTATTTGATGCTAAAAGCCAATCTAAAAAAGAATAATTTTTTTACACGCGAAATAATCGCCCTGTTGGCTTCAACTGCTATTTTTAGTGTTGATCCTGAAAACCATCTACATCATCTGAATAATGAATTCCTGGTTATAAACGGAAACCAGGATAAACAAATCCCGGAGGAAAGCTGGTTACTATTACACAATTTATTACCCGAACCCAAAACTGTTTTAATTCTGGATGATGGACATATGCATCCGCGCAAACCGGAACTAACCACTAAACTTGTTAACATAAGCAGAGATTGGCTAACTGAAAAAGGTGTGATTAATCATTAA
- a CDS encoding prolyl oligopeptidase family serine peptidase, with the protein MLIKSTTIKITSIILITIFIGCSEESSTQSKETYERGEIIESKNLQTYSVNEIQFALTLFGITEDMNLQYPVKAVSITYQTSDVNGKLIEASGALLVPVSSSVFPLLSIQHGTETKRTSVASVSAISSIEGVSGLITGSKGYVTCVPDYPGFGVSTEIHPYVHAKSLAISVIDFLVAAKNYCADNNIVLNEQLFLGGYSEGGYATLATQKEIEQKYSQFNITAVAPMAGPYDLLGTADLILQKTEYQSPTYIAYLFTAYDEIYQWDRLDDIFTDAYSGRMHNFFDGSMSYSEINNELPTTISLLLKDDFITGFLNRTDTTVIATFQENTLLDWTPFAPIRFFHGDADETVPFQNALTAKDTLLTNGATQIELVTIEGGTHSTAGLPAVLGMIEWFDSFQSLP; encoded by the coding sequence ATGTTAATTAAATCAACAACGATAAAAATTACATCAATAATTTTAATTACCATCTTTATTGGTTGTAGTGAAGAAAGTAGTACACAATCAAAAGAGACTTACGAACGCGGCGAGATAATTGAATCCAAAAATTTGCAAACATACAGCGTAAATGAAATACAGTTTGCACTAACATTGTTTGGAATTACAGAAGATATGAACCTGCAATACCCGGTTAAAGCTGTAAGTATTACTTACCAAACCAGCGATGTAAATGGCAAATTAATCGAAGCTTCCGGTGCTTTGCTTGTTCCCGTATCGTCTTCAGTTTTCCCACTGCTTAGCATTCAGCACGGCACTGAAACAAAACGAACATCCGTAGCATCAGTTAGCGCCATTAGTTCTATTGAAGGTGTAAGCGGCTTAATTACAGGATCGAAGGGTTATGTTACCTGCGTTCCCGATTATCCCGGTTTTGGGGTCTCCACTGAAATCCATCCATATGTTCACGCCAAATCTTTGGCAATTAGCGTAATTGATTTTCTTGTGGCCGCAAAAAATTATTGTGCGGACAATAACATTGTTTTAAATGAGCAGCTTTTTCTTGGCGGTTATTCTGAGGGAGGTTATGCGACTTTGGCCACACAAAAAGAGATTGAACAGAAGTACAGCCAATTTAACATAACAGCGGTTGCACCAATGGCCGGACCTTACGATTTGCTTGGAACAGCTGATTTAATCTTACAAAAAACTGAGTATCAGTCACCCACATACATTGCATACCTTTTTACAGCTTATGATGAAATTTATCAATGGGACCGGTTAGACGACATATTTACAGATGCTTATTCAGGAAGAATGCATAACTTTTTTGACGGCAGCATGTCCTATTCTGAAATTAACAATGAATTGCCAACAACAATTTCTCTATTGTTAAAAGATGATTTTATAACAGGTTTTTTAAACAGGACAGATACCACTGTAATCGCCACATTTCAGGAAAACACACTTTTGGATTGGACACCTTTTGCACCGATTCGTTTTTTTCATGGAGATGCAGATGAAACTGTGCCCTTTCAAAATGCCCTAACAGCAAAAGATACTTTATTAACAAATGGTGCTACACAAATTGAATTAGTTACAATTGAAGGCGGAACCCACAGTACTGCAGGTTTGCCGGCGGTTTTGGGTATGATTGAATGGTTCGACTCTTTCCAATCTCTGCCTTAA
- a CDS encoding GNAT family N-acetyltransferase, translating to MKKELITKRLRLIPVKNQDLDFLFSFLRNDNIKKYLCDNRNVEKAFVKSIISNSDILFDKKGIGLWLINSLDKLSPIGFCGFFEDQLLELIFAIHPDNQKHGYATESASKVIEYFNQLDLIDEIYAKIDKPNIASHVVIAKMGMSEINEEKNQITGGDIKVYKMM from the coding sequence ATGAAAAAAGAACTTATCACAAAAAGATTAAGACTTATACCGGTTAAGAATCAGGATTTAGATTTTCTCTTTTCTTTCTTGCGTAATGATAATATCAAGAAATATTTATGTGATAATAGAAATGTTGAAAAGGCATTCGTGAAGAGTATAATCTCTAACAGCGATATTTTATTTGATAAAAAGGGAATTGGGTTGTGGTTAATAAATTCTTTGGACAAACTATCGCCAATTGGTTTCTGTGGTTTTTTTGAGGACCAACTTTTAGAATTAATATTTGCAATCCATCCGGATAATCAAAAGCATGGATATGCTACGGAAAGCGCTTCAAAAGTAATTGAATATTTTAATCAGCTTGATTTAATTGATGAGATTTATGCGAAGATTGACAAGCCAAATATAGCTTCACATGTTGTAATTGCTAAAATGGGAATGAGTGAAATTAACGAAGAAAAAAATCAGATAACAGGTGGCGATATTAAAGTGTATAAAATGATGTGA
- a CDS encoding PIN domain-containing protein, with translation MKLFLDTHVIIWLYQRNKKPFSKNALKLLDLAELYFPSISFLEISFLNQLGKINFTAIEAQSDLTSNVNIVFARTDTFDLSKEASTMVWTRDPFDRLITAEASFHQAKLLTKDKLILKNYDNATW, from the coding sequence ATGAAGCTATTTCTTGATACTCATGTAATTATCTGGTTATATCAAAGAAATAAAAAACCATTTTCAAAAAACGCCTTAAAATTACTCGATCTAGCAGAGCTCTATTTTCCATCAATTTCATTTTTAGAAATTAGTTTCTTAAATCAACTGGGAAAAATAAATTTCACTGCAATAGAAGCTCAATCTGATTTGACATCAAATGTAAATATTGTTTTTGCCCGAACTGACACATTTGATCTTTCAAAAGAAGCAAGCACAATGGTTTGGACACGAGATCCATTTGACAGGTTAATAACAGCTGAAGCTTCTTTTCATCAAGCAAAACTTTTGACAAAGGACAAATTGATTTTAAAAAACTATGACAATGCAACTTGGTAG
- a CDS encoding DUF2892 domain-containing protein has product MKNVGSADKIIRIVLGVAIGAWGIWAQSWWGLVGLLPLGTAFMGFCPAYFPFKLSTIKKK; this is encoded by the coding sequence ATGAAGAATGTAGGTAGCGCTGATAAAATTATCCGTATTGTATTAGGTGTTGCTATTGGTGCCTGGGGAATTTGGGCGCAAAGCTGGTGGGGACTTGTTGGCCTTCTTCCTTTGGGAACTGCTTTTATGGGTTTTTGCCCGGCGTACTTTCCATTTAAGTTAAGCACCATAAAGAAAAAGTAG
- a CDS encoding T9SS type A sorting domain-containing protein yields the protein MTPKYVLIIFFLFVNYSFSQLDTLKSQWPVTPLNSSHGINGGFSEFRNTLDSDHFHNAVDIGEPDGEPCYSVFDGEVFTIGNSGSNSYVRVATQINGKWKHLTYLHIEPNPSLEVGDPVQKGVTILGTIYPGMGHVHLGERELVSDKSSSGAYINNIRNNGGLTPYNDPYPPIIYRNSLKFFMDGTNTQLPAHGLTGKVDIQIKIEDHNGTTSSQTNNGTYLAGFRIWSADTTTIVFEPNDAGVKYRFDKKPYNSSVHQVFVEDLATLSNPVYWLTNGTGASGINQTLEVNNNYFNTTLLDTGDYVLQIFTEDTRSNKDSEYFPIFITDQDLSAPKTPELNFVLNTDLKKSVHISWTKNSEKDLAGYRLYYSLNSQLSAWELAANETQLTKDSTEFFIESSSEFVVPPAQDVYYFRLTAVDTNGNESGSGDKYARSSFTDGTNFPTALIVNGFTRYGGSGSWQNPVHSFVKSYFEPLLNSDSVVISSCSNQAVIDGKINMGNYNFVIWFVGDESTADDTFTPTEQSKIKAFLEAGGKLFVSGSEIGWDLEEKGSDDDISFYHNYFKARYFDDGNTSMSPAKGTASTMFNNVQLNFGQVYVEDYPDDIGIINGSEAILYYNQIRSGTNYRKAGVAYTGTFGQSQEIGQIVYISFPLETVSSLDQRSSFMTTLLQYFDIISDIENRQEIIPGKLSLSQNFPNPFNPQTTFKVFVPKTQKIKITIFDLLGRRVKNITNKQFTTGEYEFTWDAGSQASGFYIVELKTGKTRYTRKILLLK from the coding sequence ATGACTCCAAAATACGTTCTGATTATTTTCTTTCTATTTGTAAATTACTCGTTCTCCCAACTTGATACTTTGAAAAGCCAATGGCCTGTAACTCCACTGAATTCCTCGCATGGGATAAATGGAGGATTTAGTGAATTTAGAAACACGCTCGATTCGGACCATTTTCATAATGCTGTGGATATTGGCGAACCTGATGGTGAACCATGCTATTCTGTATTTGATGGTGAGGTTTTTACAATTGGTAACAGCGGTTCTAATTCATATGTACGGGTAGCAACTCAAATAAATGGCAAATGGAAACACCTTACTTACCTGCATATCGAACCAAACCCAAGCTTGGAGGTTGGTGATCCTGTTCAAAAAGGGGTTACAATTTTGGGAACAATTTATCCCGGAATGGGACATGTACATCTTGGCGAAAGGGAACTGGTTTCCGATAAAAGCTCCAGTGGCGCATATATCAATAATATTAGAAACAATGGTGGCCTTACACCATACAATGATCCTTATCCCCCGATAATTTACAGAAACTCACTCAAGTTTTTTATGGATGGAACAAATACGCAACTTCCGGCCCATGGTTTAACCGGAAAAGTGGATATTCAAATAAAGATTGAGGACCATAATGGTACGACCAGCAGTCAGACAAATAATGGCACTTATTTGGCCGGCTTCAGAATATGGAGTGCAGACACAACCACGATAGTTTTTGAACCTAATGACGCCGGGGTAAAATACCGTTTTGATAAAAAGCCTTATAACAGCAGCGTGCACCAGGTTTTTGTAGAAGATCTGGCAACTTTAAGTAATCCCGTATATTGGTTGACAAATGGCACTGGTGCAAGCGGCATCAATCAGACTTTGGAAGTAAATAATAATTATTTTAATACAACGTTGCTGGATACAGGTGATTATGTTTTACAGATTTTTACAGAAGATACGCGAAGTAATAAAGACTCAGAATATTTTCCAATTTTTATTACAGACCAGGATCTTTCTGCACCTAAAACTCCCGAATTGAATTTTGTTCTAAACACTGATTTGAAGAAATCTGTTCATATTTCATGGACAAAAAACAGCGAAAAAGATCTTGCCGGTTACCGACTATACTATTCCTTAAACAGTCAGCTTTCTGCGTGGGAGTTGGCCGCTAATGAAACGCAACTGACCAAAGATAGCACCGAGTTTTTTATTGAATCATCTTCTGAATTTGTTGTTCCGCCTGCTCAGGATGTTTATTATTTTCGTTTAACGGCAGTAGATACAAACGGCAACGAGAGCGGTTCTGGCGATAAATATGCCAGGTCTTCTTTTACGGATGGAACCAATTTTCCGACGGCGTTAATAGTAAATGGTTTTACAAGATATGGTGGTTCCGGAAGCTGGCAAAACCCGGTTCATTCTTTTGTTAAATCGTATTTTGAGCCCTTGTTAAATTCTGACAGTGTAGTTATTTCATCATGTTCAAATCAGGCGGTTATCGATGGCAAAATCAATATGGGCAATTATAATTTTGTTATTTGGTTTGTCGGAGATGAATCGACAGCTGATGACACTTTTACGCCCACAGAACAATCAAAAATAAAGGCTTTTCTTGAAGCAGGCGGGAAGCTGTTTGTTTCAGGTTCTGAAATTGGCTGGGATCTGGAAGAAAAGGGCTCAGACGATGATATCAGTTTTTACCATAATTATTTTAAGGCCCGGTATTTTGATGATGGAAATACGAGTATGTCACCTGCCAAAGGAACGGCCAGCACTATGTTCAACAATGTTCAACTAAATTTTGGCCAGGTTTATGTAGAGGATTATCCGGATGATATTGGCATAATAAATGGCTCGGAGGCAATTTTATATTATAATCAAATTCGCTCCGGTACAAATTACCGTAAAGCGGGAGTGGCCTATACGGGAACGTTTGGTCAAAGCCAGGAGATTGGTCAAATTGTTTATATCTCTTTTCCGCTTGAAACTGTCAGTTCATTGGATCAGCGCTCATCTTTTATGACAACGCTTTTACAGTACTTTGACATTATCTCAGATATCGAAAACCGGCAGGAAATAATTCCCGGGAAATTGAGTCTATCTCAAAATTTTCCAAATCCGTTTAATCCACAAACAACCTTCAAAGTTTTTGTACCGAAAACGCAAAAAATAAAAATTACAATTTTTGATTTGTTGGGCAGGCGGGTTAAAAATATTACTAATAAGCAATTTACAACCGGTGAATATGAATTTACCTGGGATGCTGGCTCTCAGGCAAGTGGGTTTTATATAGTTGAACTTAAAACCGGCAAAACCCGGTACACCAGAAAAATCTTATTACTAAAATGA
- a CDS encoding DUF1028 domain-containing protein, translating into MMRASFFIILFLFCSPLFANDPIRPVNTYSIVAYDSVAGEMGVAVQSHWFQVGTVVSWAEAGVGVVATQSFVEISYGPLGLELMRAGKTAPEALEALLKIDPQREVRQVAMVDANGNVAVHTGKNCIREAGHSKGKGFSVQANLMEKSSVWPAMEKAYLETKGDLLSRLMASLEAAEAEGGDIRGKQSVAILIVPVKTKGQPWREKLVDLRIDDHAQPLKEIARLIKIHRAYEHMNKGDEYMAIDQIQNALKEYSFANKLYPENVEILYWTAATMAGVGKVEQAMPLFKQVFEKEPVWKEVTKRLPAAGLLPNDPELMKQILGSDK; encoded by the coding sequence ATGATGAGAGCTTCATTTTTTATCATATTATTTCTTTTTTGCAGCCCCCTTTTTGCAAACGATCCAATCCGCCCTGTTAATACATATTCCATCGTTGCTTATGATTCTGTAGCAGGTGAAATGGGTGTTGCGGTTCAGTCACACTGGTTTCAGGTAGGTACAGTTGTTAGCTGGGCAGAGGCTGGTGTTGGCGTTGTTGCCACACAATCTTTTGTTGAAATTTCCTATGGACCACTCGGTCTGGAGTTAATGCGTGCCGGGAAAACAGCACCGGAAGCTTTGGAAGCACTCTTAAAAATTGATCCGCAAAGAGAAGTGCGGCAGGTAGCCATGGTTGATGCAAATGGAAATGTGGCCGTTCATACAGGAAAAAATTGTATTCGTGAAGCCGGGCATAGCAAAGGAAAAGGATTCTCTGTTCAAGCGAACCTGATGGAAAAAAGCAGTGTTTGGCCGGCAATGGAAAAAGCCTATCTTGAAACAAAAGGAGATTTATTATCAAGATTGATGGCTTCTTTGGAAGCTGCAGAAGCTGAAGGCGGCGATATTCGCGGAAAGCAATCTGTGGCAATCTTGATTGTTCCGGTTAAAACCAAAGGACAACCGTGGCGTGAAAAGCTGGTTGATTTACGAATCGATGATCATGCCCAGCCATTGAAGGAAATAGCCAGGTTAATCAAAATCCACCGTGCTTATGAGCACATGAACAAAGGCGATGAGTACATGGCCATCGATCAAATCCAGAATGCTTTAAAAGAGTATTCTTTCGCCAATAAATTATACCCCGAAAATGTTGAAATTTTGTATTGGACTGCTGCAACGATGGCTGGTGTTGGTAAGGTTGAACAGGCGATGCCCTTGTTTAAGCAGGTGTTTGAAAAAGAACCCGTCTGGAAAGAAGTTACCAAACGTTTACCTGCTGCTGGTTTATTACCCAATGATCCTGAATTAATGAAACAAATTTTAGGTTCTGATAAATAA
- a CDS encoding TetR/AcrR family transcriptional regulator, producing the protein MSKGQSTREIIIEKAASIFNKNGFAGASLSELMNATGLKKGGIYNHFKNKDEIMFEAFDYAIKKFNRQIYQAYKDKETALQKLYAIIEYYKTYPLNPVIEGGCPIINTAIDSDNTHPALKERVKDVLNKWIENLEYIIKKGQSLGEFKEEVDSYKSAVLIVTNMQGGVLIARSFEKNSYMEIIVDQLYKYVNDNLKI; encoded by the coding sequence ATGAGTAAAGGACAATCAACACGGGAAATAATAATCGAGAAGGCAGCGTCCATTTTTAATAAAAATGGTTTTGCCGGAGCATCTTTATCTGAGCTGATGAATGCAACAGGTCTAAAAAAAGGCGGGATTTATAATCATTTCAAAAATAAAGATGAGATAATGTTTGAAGCTTTTGATTACGCTATAAAAAAGTTTAATCGCCAAATTTACCAGGCTTACAAAGACAAGGAAACGGCACTTCAGAAATTGTATGCAATAATTGAGTATTATAAAACGTACCCGCTTAACCCGGTAATTGAAGGTGGTTGCCCAATAATCAACACAGCGATTGATTCCGATAATACCCACCCGGCTTTAAAGGAGCGTGTAAAAGATGTTCTTAATAAGTGGATTGAAAATTTAGAGTACATCATTAAAAAAGGGCAAAGTCTCGGTGAATTTAAAGAAGAAGTAGATTCATACAAATCTGCTGTTTTGATTGTCACTAATATGCAGGGCGGTGTACTTATAGCCAGGAGTTTCGAGAAAAATAGTTATATGGAAATTATTGTTGATCAGCTTTATAAATATGTAAACGATAATTTAAAAATTTAA
- a CDS encoding alpha/beta fold hydrolase has product MQVIVLKIFQIWFKLVETVLPVIARKWSVNLFFSPMRFKRPFREEAFVKKAQISKIPFQINLTELYNLEWAKGKVLNKQFNQNTDKTFYTLYELGEGPVVLLVHGWSGRASQMGSIATALADKGFKTITFDAFAHGSSPGKQTTVLEFVKIIKNIHEKFGPFEAIVGHSLGGIAAGKAITEGVECKNLITIGSPTTMNFILEAFGKIINASSTTQNYIKTFVEKYARANASEFSLTNIGQKLSVPGLLIHDKNDTEAEYDQALLFEEMWPQGRLVTTEGLGHSRILRDKKVLEIITSFVSLPVYSEEPIL; this is encoded by the coding sequence ATGCAAGTGATTGTATTAAAGATATTTCAAATCTGGTTTAAATTAGTTGAGACTGTTTTGCCGGTTATTGCCAGGAAATGGTCAGTAAATTTGTTTTTTTCACCAATGCGATTTAAGCGGCCTTTTAGAGAAGAAGCCTTTGTTAAAAAAGCCCAAATATCCAAAATTCCTTTTCAAATCAATTTAACCGAATTATACAACCTGGAGTGGGCAAAAGGAAAAGTTTTAAACAAGCAATTTAACCAAAATACGGACAAAACTTTTTACACTTTGTATGAACTTGGCGAAGGCCCGGTAGTGCTTTTGGTACATGGCTGGTCAGGTAGAGCTTCTCAAATGGGAAGTATTGCAACTGCTTTGGCAGATAAAGGGTTTAAAACAATAACATTTGATGCCTTTGCACACGGCAGCTCTCCGGGCAAGCAGACTACCGTTCTTGAATTTGTAAAGATTATAAAAAACATCCATGAAAAGTTTGGGCCGTTTGAAGCAATTGTTGGACATTCGTTGGGCGGAATTGCAGCAGGCAAGGCCATAACAGAAGGGGTGGAATGTAAAAATTTAATTACTATTGGATCTCCAACGACGATGAATTTTATTTTAGAGGCATTCGGTAAAATTATAAACGCCTCTTCAACTACACAAAACTATATCAAGACTTTTGTAGAAAAGTATGCACGGGCCAATGCAAGTGAATTTTCGTTGACTAATATCGGGCAAAAGCTTTCTGTACCCGGTTTGCTTATTCATGATAAAAATGACACGGAAGCAGAGTATGATCAGGCTTTGTTATTTGAAGAAATGTGGCCTCAAGGGCGTTTGGTTACAACGGAAGGTCTTGGTCATTCCCGAATTTTACGCGATAAAAAAGTATTGGAAATAATAACTTCATTTGTTTCTTTACCGGTTTATTCAGAAGAGCCCATTCTCTAA
- a CDS encoding TetR/AcrR family transcriptional regulator has translation MPIKKVTKKDWLWAGISFFSKGGINALNVEKMAKALKCTKGSFYWYFKSRDDYIMQLIDLWAADGTESFIDDAETAETPQAKLKHLITEVLKDRRGADFEFYLRHHGQKNPAVKELIEKTEKRRISFMAHLLQEAQVADYEAKAEIIYYYYLGWYEHNKHFTAPDEVINQELRKIALISGLEWMSD, from the coding sequence ATGCCAATAAAGAAAGTAACAAAAAAAGACTGGCTTTGGGCCGGTATAAGCTTTTTCTCAAAAGGTGGGATAAATGCACTCAATGTGGAAAAAATGGCCAAAGCTCTGAAATGCACAAAAGGCAGCTTTTACTGGTACTTCAAATCCCGCGATGATTATATCATGCAGCTTATTGATTTGTGGGCAGCTGATGGAACAGAGTCTTTTATTGATGACGCAGAAACAGCCGAAACCCCACAAGCCAAGCTCAAACACCTCATTACAGAAGTACTCAAAGATCGTCGTGGCGCTGATTTTGAGTTTTATCTACGGCATCATGGACAAAAAAATCCGGCTGTTAAAGAACTGATCGAAAAAACAGAAAAGCGGCGTATTTCTTTTATGGCGCATTTACTGCAGGAAGCACAAGTCGCAGATTATGAAGCGAAGGCAGAAATAATCTACTATTATTATTTGGGCTGGTACGAGCATAATAAACATTTCACGGCACCCGATGAGGTTATTAATCAAGAGTTGCGAAAGATCGCCCTGATTTCCGGGCTTGAGTGGATGAGCGATTAA